One Rhodospirillales bacterium DNA window includes the following coding sequences:
- a CDS encoding UDP-3-O-acyl-N-acetylglucosamine deacetylase, translated as MTVFAVPATHPLSERAPAESAAVRRQGFVPQQTLASAVECVGVGLHSGMSVTMTIHPAGPDHGIVFRRLDVEGDARDIPARFDRVVDTRMCTVLGNQVGVTVGTVEHLMAAFAGLGVDNARVDLDGPEVPIMDGSSAPFVFLIECTGLEEQAAPRRVVRVLKEVSLADGPATASLAPGRCLTLDCEIDFTSAAIARQALALPLVNGAFRKELSRARTFGFLEDVEKLRAAGLARGGSLENAIVVDAGRVLNEEGLRYEDEFVRHKALDALGDLYLAGGMVIGAFRGVRSGHGANNRLLRALFADPSAWRIDDLTIAESEAAERDFHARPGLAAE; from the coding sequence GTGACCGTTTTCGCCGTCCCCGCCACCCATCCGCTATCCGAGCGCGCGCCCGCCGAGAGCGCGGCCGTGCGTCGCCAAGGCTTCGTTCCGCAGCAGACGCTCGCGTCCGCGGTCGAGTGCGTCGGCGTCGGTCTCCATTCCGGCATGAGCGTGACCATGACGATCCATCCGGCCGGCCCGGATCACGGCATCGTCTTCCGCCGCCTCGACGTCGAGGGCGACGCGCGCGACATCCCCGCGCGCTTCGACCGCGTCGTCGACACGCGCATGTGCACCGTGCTCGGCAACCAGGTCGGCGTCACCGTCGGCACGGTCGAGCACCTGATGGCCGCGTTCGCCGGTCTCGGCGTCGACAACGCGCGGGTCGATCTCGACGGCCCCGAAGTGCCGATCATGGACGGCAGTTCCGCGCCGTTCGTGTTCCTGATCGAATGCACCGGCCTCGAGGAACAGGCCGCGCCGCGCCGGGTCGTGCGCGTGCTCAAGGAAGTGTCGCTCGCCGACGGGCCGGCGACGGCCTCGCTCGCGCCGGGGCGCTGCCTGACCCTCGATTGCGAGATTGATTTCACGAGCGCCGCGATCGCGCGTCAGGCGCTCGCTCTGCCGCTGGTCAACGGCGCCTTCCGCAAGGAGCTGTCGAGGGCCCGCACCTTCGGCTTCCTCGAGGACGTGGAAAAACTCCGCGCCGCCGGGCTTGCCCGCGGCGGTTCGCTCGAAAACGCCATCGTGGTCGACGCCGGCCGGGTGCTGAACGAGGAAGGCTTGCGCTACGAGGACGAGTTCGTGCGCCACAAGGCGCTCGACGCGCTCGGCGATCTCTATCTCGCCGGCGGCATGGTGATCGGCGCCTTCCGGGGCGTCCGCTCCGGCCACGGCGCCAACAACCGCCTGTTGCGCGCGCTCTTCGCCGATCCGAGCGCGTGGCGAATCGACGACCTGACCATCGCCGAATCGGAAGCCGCCGAACGCGACTTTCACGCCAGGCCCGGCCTCGCCGCCGAATAA